DNA sequence from the Thunnus albacares chromosome 22, fThuAlb1.1, whole genome shotgun sequence genome:
TCTAATTCACCCTATATTGTAAGCATGTGAGACATGTAGGCTGGTGCAAGACAatgaagtgctttaaaaacaactaAGGGAAAATAAGTGTGCCTACATGAACTGCCCAGTGAGCAGCAACCAGGATTTCAACGTTGATTTCTAGTTGAAAACTGGGTGGTTTGAACATCTAAGACCTCTTTTCACCCTCTCTTCAACCagctaaaatgtttttataacatCAACGtgtcacaaaacacaaatttgtttaatcattttgatTATGTGTTCGGTTGTAGCTTGGAAGAGAGACAATATGATTAGTGTGAAGGTATTTCTCCAAAGTCATAGTGCACTGGAAGGCAAAATGTGGCCTACATGAAGATGTAATTTCAACACATTTAGTGTTTCATATAAATTGTCAAATATGGAACTAGTAGGGGTGGAGCCGAATCCGAATATGGTATtcggaaaagcacaaatagtggattttcttgtttttgggaagaaaaaaaaacatgtaaaagaagCGTACAGGTCAAGATTCGTAGCATAGCGAGGttacatctctgtctctttcccccTCCTCTGTTCTGCTCTTCTGTATGTCTCAGTGTCACAGCTGTATAGAGAGCTGCAggtctctgtgtctgctggagcTGAGCTTTGGCTGAGTGGTCAGTGCAGTTGTCTGTGGGCTGAGAGACTGAGGTTTGAGACCTGTGTGGGAACCATCCTTTGCCAGACCATATTTCACTAGGATGTGCAATAGTGAAATTTCATCCACTACAATGTGCAAATAATAGCCTATCGTCATTTTGGCGTCTAAGTGGGTCAACCACATCTAAATTTGTCAGGTGAAAGCCAGTATTGCAAATCCTGGTGAAATATGGTCTAAATGTGAACGTTTAATCAACGTCTGTAAATAGACTTTTGTTTGACTGCTCTTCCAGGTGAATACCTCATTCCTATAAAATGGCTTTTAATaagagttttctttttgttttctgcttttttcatttacatattcttaagatttttattcattgtctTTAACctatgtttctgtcttttcaatGTTTCTATATTTCTTGATTGCATTGAATTTATTCTAATTTGTAATTGCactgtgtattttctgtttttatgtctgtgaagcAATTTGTAAATTGTTTCTGCaaagtgttatataaataaagtttattattattatcgcATAGCTACACTAATAATTTGCAGGTGGTGCATTCTGCACACTTTGATGTTGAGGTTGCAGTAGGGTGTTTATTGTCTTTAGAGGGGGGGTGCACCCCATTTCACCATTTTACCATTAGAGCCCCAAAGGATGTTGTGCACATGCGCGTTGTGCAATCTACCGGAGCGCAAGAGGTAGGGAAGGGAGTCCTAATGGCGGAGAATGTACGGTCGCCTTTTGACTACCGGGAGCCACCGACCCTCGACAGCGACGGGGATGGGAGCAAACCGCCGCCGCCGCGGGGGTGAGTGAGCGCAGCGCgagggtgttttttttcaccGGGGGTTTGTGAGCTAAATGCAAGACGCGCTGTTAGCGTGCACGTTTGTTTGGTTAGCCTTTATTCGCGTGCATGATTTCAGCGTTATATTGCAGAAAAACGCAGTCctgaaagtgattttttttgtttggttttgtttggttttggggTTGCAGCAGTGGTGGCATGTGAGCCTGCGTCTTCCTCGGGTCGCGTTTAATCCCCAgtcctgtttttaatttttgatgttttgacGCGACCGAAGTGTAGCGTTAGCTGCTGGGAGCTAACTGGCTAGCAGTGGTTTAGcattaatgttagcatgcacCCAGCAGCAATCATATCATCAGCTCTGCAACAAGCTGCTCGGTGATCTGTTGTCTTGTAGATGACCCCTGTCATGTGTGTGATTGATCACATTGCAGATCCCTTGTACATATTATTCATAACAGTATGTCAGTATTACTAACGTGATGCtctcagctgctgcaggtcaGGACTCGTGGCTGCTGGGCTTTGAGTAAACAAAGTTGCTGACCACGAGCTAAAATCATCCGAAAACAGTTGACTTGTCACCAGGGTGAATGAATTAACGATGCTTTGTTGTGCTGATTAGATTTCAGTAAATGCATTTATGCAGTCTGACGTGATTGGATAAAGGGGTGGGGCTGTTTTCAATATTTTGATTGAAAAATTCCAACGATTACCAAGAAAGTTGAAATCACCTTTCTCACTAGCTCCCTGTTTCTAGTACATCAGTGTTTATTAGTCAACGATAACTAAGtgtcttctgttttctttcctgcTGTCTAAAAATTAGGGATTTATTTACACCTGGATTGCCAGGTAAACTTGAAAGGAGCAGTGATGTAGCACTGTAATAAATTAATTGTAAATCCAAGGATGATTTTTTGGCTATAATCACTGTAGAGCTAGTTAAATTTATGTTAAGTGGGCTACAGCTGAAACAGTTAATTGTTTAATAGATTAGTAGATTGTCAGAAAATTATTTGGGGGATATTTGGATAATGGATTGACACAgtcatttgttttatgtggtaGTAAACTGAATTTTTTATCTGTCGACCATTGGTTGAACAATTTTTGGTCTTTAGAAAAATGTGTTGggcattattttctgacattatatcAGCATTATATACTCCGACGGGCAGCCGATTAAGCTAGAATATAATTTGCGGATGAattaatactgaaaataatggttTGCAGCCCTAAAGTGAGCCACGGTGAACTTACAGATGTGCTGTCTTCAgtgaaataataaacatttatctgaCTGTACACAATAACATTTGTAGCCGAAATGAAGTCCGTCTTGatcttatatatatttttgatgtCTGTTTTTCCTCCACTAAACACTGTgtaccaaaaccaacaatataGGTTTTGCAAAATTTccaaatgtctttgttttgatcGCTTGTTTAATCAAAGATGCTCCAATTTTTCTTAAGTGGGAACATAACAAATACATTGTTGTCACTACTGCTACCATCATCCCTAGTAAAGTAGTTCATAGCCTTATTGTTGTGGATGAGTCACCTACCTGGAAGAAATgttttgtgtacagattaaagtGTTGCTTTGCCACAGGTCTGGCATGCTCAGCTCATTTTGGTTGCCCCCCCCCATCTGAATCTTTACAGGAGGAAAGTCTTCTTTGTCTGAGTGTATCATTACGCTAAATGAAAccttggttttgtttttacagccgCGTGTGTGGGAGAAAAAGGAAGGGGACACCTGTGAAGGTGTGTGACCGAGCGTATGTAacagaagatgaggaggaggaaagcaTGTCAGAACACAGCTACAGCCCTGGTAtatatagaaacacacacacacacactgagatacaCACATTTTGCCACCTGCTGTTGGTGTTTTTATCTACTCTTGTGCTTATGGAAAACAGGTGTACCATGTTGTACTTAGCAGGGTATTGTAGTGAGGAGAGCCACCTTCCAGCTCTCAAACATAAGGCCTGTGTGATTCTAACTGTCCACTTTGTCCCAGGTGATGGACAATACCCAGAGGGCGCAGAAGATCGTCTTCCTCCACCTGGCAGCCCCTACTACCTGCCGGATCCCGCTCAGCTCTGGTAAGGAGGACTCATTACCATGGTAACAGttcagactcttttttttttcttttcttttttttttaggtaagGGATCCACATTCCTAATGTCTGTTTATGTTTCCCAGTGTGCCAGAgctgggggaggagggggcgAGTGGTGTTCGCGGCCCAGTGCTTTTCCATCCGCCACCCAACTGCCGGATTCGAGAAGTCCACTGTGGGACCCAGGTGCGGTTAGTTGTCATAGCAATCCGAGACATCGCTAAAGGGGAGGAAATCACAGTGGACTACAGCCTGACAGACTGGGGCGAGAATGCCATGGTGAGAAGCTACGTGACTTGAATAATGATGCGTTTGCTGACATGTGTGAAGTTAGTTAACGAGAttcttttaatgtttgtctCACCAGGAGGAAGAGGCCGGCCCCCACCCGCTgtccctctctgtttctgatTACCTTACCCCCTCCTGGTCATTATCACCCTCATCCTCCCCTCTCACCCACTCTGAACCCAGTGACTCAGACCGCGAggaggacgaagaggaggaagatgacgatgacgacgacgacgatgaagaggaagaaatggaGGAGATCAGAGGCAGGATGCTTCGCCGCCGGAAGAAGCGCAAGATGCCTGCAGTAGTCAATTCAAAGAAAAAGAACGTGCCCCCCTCCTCTAGAGGACCCGGGCGTCCCTGCTCATCCTTTTCCCGCCCGGGACCTGTTGCATCCCCAGTCAGATCCCAGTCCCAGACCCCAGTCGGTGCCCTGGCACCCCCAACCACAAACATTAACAACAATATTAACATAAACATTGGCAGCTCTAGCGGTGCCACAGTGAGCCGGCGGCAGCACTGCCCGTACTGCGGCCGCCACTATCGCTCTCTGGCACGCCATCTGGAGAAGCACCACGCCAACCAGCCAGAGGTCAGAACAGCCATGGAGCTGGCGCACCTCCACACGCACAACTCCTCTAATGGCAACGCTTCACACCCCCCTCACCCCTCGTCGTCCTCCACCGCCGCTACTCACAGTCATTCCTTCGCTGTCCCTCAGCCATCTGCCTCCAACCCCGCACcaccctctctcttctccaggGAGAGGGAATCACCAGCTACCCGCTCGAGCACAGGCAGCGTTTCATTCTCGCTCTCGCTTTCCCCGCCGCCTTCAGCTCAGCCTGCAGCCACCAAGAAGGCGCCTAGCTTACCACTGCCCAACACGAAACGCTCAGCATCCCCAATGGTGTCCCGGGTTAAGAGTCCGTCACCACCTCCCCCGTCTACTCCCAGAAGAGGTCggaggatgaagagagaaaagcaTGAAGAACAGCAAAAAGTGGAGGTGGAGAGCTTGAGGAGTCAAGAGGAGCTGGTTCCACCCCCTACTCCAGAGCCAGACATAGATCCAGATGAAGATCTAGAGCTGagtggagaaggagaagatgaagCAGTAGAGGAGAAGAATGGAGAGATTGTAAGGTGTGCTTGGATAATTATTAAACACTTATACCTCTAACACACTTTTCTGGCTTTTGGTCAGTTAGATATATTATTGGTTATGTTTTGGGTTGTTGGGTGACACGTTATGATCTGCTGCTATCTgctaaaattattttttttctctttctcttccttttccaGCTCACAAAGGCATCAGATGTCTCCACTGCTCTCGTCCCTCTCCTGTTTGGTCCTCTACCTCCGCCAGCAGCAGCactcctctttcctttctttaaCCCGCTCTCCCCACTCTGCTGAGTCCTGGCGCCAGCTCTGCCATTCCAGCCTCTCCCTGCTCATCCTCTACAACCGCCACCGTGAATGTGAGGTAGCCAAGCTCACTGTCGAGGACTACCGCAAGCGGATCACCCCCCAGGCCAACGCCAGCAACAGCCTCCCCTCTGGCATGGAAGCCCTCCTGTCCCCATTTGAGCGCCAGGTCCTCTGTCAGCTTCCGCGGGCTGGTGTTTTGGGGAAACGTGGTCGCATCCAGCCACTTATTCTTCCACCACACTGTGAGTCCTGCTTGGACCTACTTCTTCAAACCAGCCCTAATGTGGGTGTGGACCCGGAGAGCCCCTACGTCTTCTCCCGACCCTACCATTCTCCTGCCACCCCGCTCCGGGGCACAGACCTGCTGAGAAACCTGGCACGAGCCAGCGGGGCCAAGAACCCTGGAACAATGACTGCGACGCGTGTGCGTCGGCAGGTAGCCATCCTTACCCAACTGCTACTGTTAGAGGAGGGTGAGGGTCAAGGTGCTGCAACCAAACGCTTGGAGGACTTCCTGGAGCGGGAGTACCATGTGACCCAGAACTGCTCTACTATCATTCGGGATCCAGCACTGATGGGTCGTGTGGGTCGTGTTGTTCTTTATGGAGAGAAGGAGGGCGTGCTTTTCCGTGGGATGAGCCTGAAGCACATCTGCCTTGAGCTGGATGGTAAGGGGTTACATCTTGTTTTGACACAAGTGTTTATTAGCTGATATTTTTAATGTGCATTAGAATATGTGTAGAATTTTAGCGGCcacacatttctttgttttctatttctttgTTTAGCGTcatcaggttaggctaacccattgttgctaaccatgttcacttttccagcagttgggaaTACAACAGACGggacttttcttggtctttagaagctgcagcatttattaactggcACACTGtggtctgtactgtacatttactgccagattgacaacttactgctaaccttttcctctgctctgctcacataGCTAGCTATGCATAGCTATGCTACCAAGAATTTCCCAAGCAACATCACAGATCTTGACTCGTGTTTCGGAACAGCGCTGaacagaggctcccaaatgctattgattttgggcgttatttttggcattaaaaaaatactttttggcctggcaggggttcttgttggcctggcagcccaccaggcctgtacaattattGGGGAAACACTGCTACACAtaaatcctgtctgtctaataaacccAGTGAATAGTagtaatagtctcctcagccaggtgcATACATCAGCATTGGCACTCAGCCAAAATGAGAtcaaaaatatcagcaaaaaatccacCATTGTGCATCCTTGGAATTTTAGTTACTTGAATGACATTCAAAGTTtaagaaatacacaaaaatggCAAATGAAGTCATCAGCACTCTCAAATAAGTATGTAACACTTTTATTAATGCACAGCAGCAGAAGGAAACTGACAAATTTCAGCCCTCAGAAACACATCCATTTCCTTCTGCTGCTGTGCATTATTGAAAGTGTTACATACTTGTTTGATAGTGCTGACATCTTCGTTTGCTATTATAAAATGGGTACTTGATTGGTCCTGGGTAAAGGAAGATACCCTGAGTTTAGCTATTGGAATCGGTATCAGGAGACAGTTGGACCAGAACAGAAGTCTCAGTAGCAGATATCTCAACATGTGCATATAAAACCCAAACTGTCTGCATTTCCAGATTCCACCTGGAGTAAATGGTGAATGGAtttgtgtgtgatgtatttatttatttgatttgattttcaaCTGACTGTTTAGTACTTGAATCCCAATGTTCTAATCTCTGTtgttttgctgtgattttaTACTGCTGACACTGTGATGTCTAGGggtgggaatctttgggaatctcacgATTTGATTCAATTCCAATTCTTTGGTGTCTGATTTGATTCATAATTGATTCtcgattgaatgaatagaaaagagGGCACAATAatgctccagtatactgtgtgccgAACCGTTCGTTGGTGTCCTTAGTCcgctgaaatacaatatgaaac
Encoded proteins:
- the LOC122973773 gene encoding uncharacterized protein LOC122973773; amino-acid sequence: MRVVQSTGAQEVGKGVLMAENVRSPFDYREPPTLDSDGDGSKPPPPRGRVCGRKRKGTPVKVCDRAYVTEDEEEESMSEHSYSPGDGQYPEGAEDRLPPPGSPYYLPDPAQLCVPELGEEGASGVRGPVLFHPPPNCRIREVHCGTQVRLVVIAIRDIAKGEEITVDYSLTDWGENAMEEEAGPHPLSLSVSDYLTPSWSLSPSSSPLTHSEPSDSDREEDEEEEDDDDDDDDEEEEMEEIRGRMLRRRKKRKMPAVVNSKKKNVPPSSRGPGRPCSSFSRPGPVASPVRSQSQTPVGALAPPTTNINNNININIGSSSGATVSRRQHCPYCGRHYRSLARHLEKHHANQPEVRTAMELAHLHTHNSSNGNASHPPHPSSSSTAATHSHSFAVPQPSASNPAPPSLFSRERESPATRSSTGSVSFSLSLSPPPSAQPAATKKAPSLPLPNTKRSASPMVSRVKSPSPPPPSTPRRGRRMKREKHEEQQKVEVESLRSQEELVPPPTPEPDIDPDEDLELSGEGEDEAVEEKNGEIVSSQRHQMSPLLSSLSCLVLYLRQQQHSSFLSLTRSPHSAESWRQLCHSSLSLLILYNRHRECEVAKLTVEDYRKRITPQANASNSLPSGMEALLSPFERQVLCQLPRAGVLGKRGRIQPLILPPHCESCLDLLLQTSPNVGVDPESPYVFSRPYHSPATPLRGTDLLRNLARASGAKNPGTMTATRVRRQVAILTQLLLLEEGEGQGAATKRLEDFLEREYHVTQNCSTIIRDPALMGRVGRVVLYGEKEGVLFRGMSLKHICLELDVMSGNSADSFSEESGAEEEKEEVKEKAEVMVKKKGPGRPPRKKRAPIPSPVGPSLANVHKRRCIPPKSGKRGVLKRPWSEAERVAVETHLKRNLMELRVPAKADCERCLELCPLLVSNQRDWRAIKFYVHNRIQLLKKQGRRESAASVC